In Oxyura jamaicensis isolate SHBP4307 breed ruddy duck unplaced genomic scaffold, BPBGC_Ojam_1.0 oxyUn_random_OJ19572, whole genome shotgun sequence, the following are encoded in one genomic region:
- the MBLAC1 gene encoding metallo-beta-lactamase domain-containing protein 1 produces MLPGVRTAPLGAREVPGSPYSVRVLQEGYSLPEDEDGSFLADCSVTLIRGGPVTALVDTGGPWGGRRLLAELEAAGTPPESITHVLCTHGHSDHVGNLNLFPKAWVLVGFDLSRPGGAGERGGGGRFVPLDLGRGVPYAPHPGYVEVLPTPGHVRAHVSVAVRGTALGTVVAAGDLFEREGDGGEWGALSEDPPEQERSRRRVLEVADVVVPGHGAPFRVFREGGGMGTTPP; encoded by the coding sequence gggtgcccGCGAGGTGCCGGGCAGCCCGTACAGCGTgcgggtgctgcaggaaggctACAGCCTCCCCGAGGACGAGGACGGCTCCTTCCTCGCCGActgctccgtcaccctcatCCGGGGGGGCCCCGTCACCGCCCTGGTGGACACGGGGGGGCCGTGGGGTGGCCGGCGCCTCCTGGCCGAGCTGGAAGccgccgggacccccccggaATCGATCACCCACGTGCTGTGCACCCACGGCCACTCGGATCACGTCGGCAACCTCAACCTCTTCCCCAAGGCCTGGGTGCTGGTGGGCTTCGACCTCAGCCggcccgggggggcgggggaaaggggcgggggggggcgttTCGTCCCCTTGGATTTGGGGCGGGGGGTCCCTTACGCCCCCCACCCGGGTTACGTGGAGGTGCTGCCCACCCCGGGCCACGTGCGGGCCCACGTCAGCGTGGCGGTGCGGGGCACGGCGCTGGGCACCGTGGTGGCGGCGGGGGACTTGTTCGAGAgggagggggacgggggggagtggggggcgCTGAGCGAGGACCCCCCCGAGCAGGAGAGGAGCCGCCGGAGGGTGCTGGAGGTGGCCGACGTGGTGGTGCCGGGGCACGGGGCGCCCTTCCGCGTCTtcagggagggggggggcatGGGAACGA